A single genomic interval of Deltaproteobacteria bacterium harbors:
- the fabZ gene encoding 3-hydroxyacyl-ACP dehydratase FabZ, producing the protein MLDINQILKILPHRYPFLLVDKVSEVSEEKIVAHKYVTVNEPHFNGHFPGMPVMPGVLMIEALAQAGAILAHQSGGFDPATQNLFFMTIDKAKFRRPVRPGDRLDLEVVPLRKGGRVWKLKGEGRVDGELVVEAELMATMSPRG; encoded by the coding sequence ATGCTAGACATCAACCAGATCTTGAAGATCCTGCCGCATCGCTACCCCTTCCTCCTCGTGGACAAGGTGAGCGAGGTGTCCGAGGAAAAGATCGTGGCGCACAAGTACGTCACGGTGAACGAGCCGCACTTCAACGGGCACTTCCCGGGGATGCCGGTGATGCCCGGGGTGCTGATGATCGAGGCGCTGGCGCAGGCCGGCGCGATCCTCGCCCACCAGAGCGGCGGTTTCGATCCGGCCACGCAGAACCTCTTCTTCATGACCATCGACAAGGCGAAGTTCCGCCGCCCGGTGCGTCCCGGGGACCGGCTGGACCTGGAGGTGGTGCCGCTCCGCAAGGGGGGACGGGTGTGGAAGCTGAAGGGGGAGGGGCGAGTTGACGGAGAGCTGGTCGTCGAGGCCGAGCTGATGGCCACCATGTCGCCCCGAGGCTGA
- the lpxD gene encoding UDP-3-O-(3-hydroxymyristoyl)glucosamine N-acyltransferase has product MAVTLDDLARETGGRVVGEGSVTVLGVAELASAGPSEIAPFTDPRRAEEARGAVVAALLVTRHWPELRTPQLVCPDAGRALALIIRIFAPAAEVLRSGVDPRAAVEPGAVVEPGAWVGPFVFVGAGAHVEAGAQVEPFSYVGARARVGAGARVGPGAVVGEGCEIGPAARVGPGAIVGGSGFGFYREEGAWRAVPQLGSVVIEAEAELGANSCVDRGTLGATRVGAGAKLDNLVQVGHNASIGCGALLCGQVGVAGSAVVGAGAVLAGQVGVADHVRVGEGARVGAHSGVAQDVPPGTTVTGYPTVPHVAWLRTSAALARLPQLLGRVTELGRRVELLEQRAISCAAGPQGEEEDAC; this is encoded by the coding sequence ATGGCGGTCACCCTCGACGACCTGGCGCGAGAGACGGGGGGAAGGGTCGTCGGGGAGGGGAGCGTGACCGTCCTCGGCGTGGCCGAGCTGGCCTCCGCCGGGCCGTCGGAGATCGCTCCGTTCACCGATCCGCGGCGCGCGGAGGAGGCGAGGGGGGCCGTCGTGGCGGCGCTGCTCGTGACGCGCCATTGGCCGGAGCTCCGCACCCCGCAGCTCGTCTGCCCCGACGCGGGCCGAGCCCTGGCTCTCATCATCCGGATATTCGCTCCTGCGGCCGAGGTCCTCCGATCGGGCGTGGATCCCCGTGCCGCCGTCGAGCCGGGAGCGGTCGTGGAGCCCGGGGCCTGGGTCGGCCCCTTCGTCTTCGTCGGGGCGGGGGCGCACGTCGAGGCCGGTGCGCAGGTCGAGCCCTTCAGCTACGTGGGTGCTCGCGCGCGCGTTGGAGCAGGAGCCCGCGTGGGGCCCGGCGCCGTGGTGGGCGAGGGGTGCGAAATCGGGCCCGCGGCGCGGGTCGGGCCCGGAGCGATTGTGGGCGGGAGCGGCTTCGGTTTCTACCGGGAGGAAGGTGCGTGGCGCGCGGTCCCCCAGCTGGGATCGGTGGTGATCGAGGCCGAGGCCGAGCTGGGCGCGAACAGCTGCGTGGATCGCGGCACGCTCGGTGCCACGCGAGTGGGCGCTGGCGCCAAGCTCGATAACCTCGTACAGGTCGGCCACAACGCCTCTATCGGGTGCGGCGCGCTCCTCTGCGGGCAGGTGGGCGTGGCCGGCAGCGCGGTGGTCGGCGCGGGCGCGGTGCTCGCCGGGCAGGTCGGGGTCGCGGACCACGTGCGGGTGGGCGAAGGGGCGCGTGTGGGAGCCCACAGCGGCGTCGCGCAGGACGTGCCACCGGGCACAACGGTGACGGGCTATCCGACGGTGCCGCACGTCGCGTGGCTCCGCACGAGCGCGGCCCTCGCGCGGCTCCCTCAACTTCTCGGTCGTGTGACGGAGCTCGGTCGACGGGTCGAGCTCCTCGAGCAGCGCGCGATTTCGTGCGCGGCAGGCCCTCAGGGCGAGGAGGAAGACGCATGCTAG
- a CDS encoding OmpH family outer membrane protein: protein MIRSLVVGGTLLLALHAGTAEAKDLRIGVVNMQRAVSETEEGRKAEAKLQDLKDKLEAELNRKLKEFYEEENKLRKAWSILKEEERRKRADDSRRKFEGLQKRYMEAERELMKKKTDAFMAITNRLTKIIQKIAERDKFDFIFANAAVLWAPRHVDVTNDVIRSYNQAKK, encoded by the coding sequence ATGATCAGGTCGCTCGTTGTCGGCGGAACCCTTCTTCTGGCCTTGCACGCGGGAACCGCGGAGGCCAAGGACCTGCGCATCGGCGTGGTCAACATGCAGCGCGCGGTGAGCGAGACGGAGGAGGGCCGCAAGGCGGAGGCGAAGCTTCAGGACCTCAAGGACAAGCTGGAGGCCGAGCTGAACCGCAAGCTGAAGGAGTTCTACGAGGAGGAAAACAAGCTACGGAAGGCGTGGTCGATCCTCAAGGAGGAGGAACGCCGCAAGCGCGCCGACGACTCGCGAAGGAAGTTCGAAGGTCTGCAGAAGCGGTACATGGAGGCCGAGCGCGAGCTCATGAAGAAGAAGACGGACGCCTTCATGGCGATCACCAATCGGCTGACCAAGATCATCCAGAAGATCGCCGAGCGGGACAAGTTCGACTTCATCTTCGCGAACGCCGCGGTGCTCTGGGCGCCGCGCCACGTGGATGTCACGAACGACGTGATCCGCTCGTACAACCAGGCGAAGAAGTAG
- the bamA gene encoding outer membrane protein assembly factor BamA, with protein MIRLGTALLVLLALATPARAERAPLVGRIAFQGNRKVEEAAMRAALSSREGLPYSAARVAADVRSIWRMGYFEDVQVNLLISSRGLVLVYVVKEKPSVRKIVVAGNDEVELDKINEVLDLKREGILDVSQIKRNAEKIRDLYTEKGFYLADVTYRLRKVSKTQVDVLYDIRENAKVVIRRITFIGNRAASDDDLKAVMGTQEGGYFSFLTSSGTYQESAFERDLLLMTALYYDRGYINVKLATPRVTLSPDKRFMYITIHIEEGLQYRLGKLDIRGDLLWPRKELMADLTVRRGEIFNRTKLGKDVMALTDRYKDRGHAYVNITPLTSIDADKRIVDLTFDVQKGPVVIFERINIRGNSKTRDKVIRRELKVSEGDRYSQTLLNRSKARVTALGFFESVNVSTKRGTTDDRIVVTIEVKERPTGTFQVGAGFSSVENFIAQAQISQNNLFGRGQRLALQAQISGLRQLFSVSFWEPYFLDTQWTFGFDVYNSLRNFESFNRNATGGNLTWGYPITDDIRVYLTYTGEYVAVSTAGRGNIFGATTTSPLPAGVQLANLFNSGFTSSVRFSVQWDTRNNRLFPTKGFFHTIWAEFSTPVLGSQNVFNRYGGFTRWYYPIWGPFVFKFNGQIGVITSSDPKGVPIFERYFVGGIMDVRGFRPRSLGPRIPVLSSVDPNDSIFYFNKGGNKEMIFNAEIEFPIFEKVGIRGVIFSDAGMAFDDSEPLSFTALRHSAGFGFRWFSPIGPLRFEWGLPLRPQSGEDPLVFEFTIGNFF; from the coding sequence GTGATCCGCCTCGGCACCGCTCTGCTGGTCCTCCTCGCCCTCGCGACACCGGCGCGCGCCGAGCGAGCGCCGCTCGTCGGACGCATCGCCTTCCAGGGAAATCGCAAGGTGGAGGAGGCCGCGATGCGGGCGGCCCTGTCGAGCCGCGAGGGCCTGCCGTACAGCGCCGCGCGCGTGGCGGCCGACGTGCGTTCGATCTGGCGCATGGGGTACTTCGAGGACGTGCAGGTGAACCTGCTCATCTCCTCGCGGGGGCTGGTGCTCGTCTACGTGGTGAAGGAGAAGCCGTCGGTCCGCAAGATCGTCGTCGCGGGCAACGACGAGGTGGAGCTGGACAAGATCAACGAGGTGCTGGACCTGAAGCGCGAGGGGATCCTCGACGTCTCGCAGATCAAGCGCAACGCCGAGAAGATCCGCGACCTCTACACGGAGAAGGGGTTCTACCTGGCCGACGTGACCTACCGGCTGCGCAAGGTGAGCAAGACGCAGGTCGACGTGCTCTACGACATCCGGGAGAACGCGAAGGTCGTCATCCGGCGCATCACCTTCATCGGCAACCGCGCCGCCTCCGACGACGACCTGAAGGCCGTGATGGGGACGCAGGAGGGCGGGTACTTCTCGTTCCTTACCTCGAGCGGCACCTACCAGGAGAGCGCGTTCGAGCGGGACCTGCTCCTCATGACCGCGCTCTACTACGACCGGGGCTACATCAACGTGAAGCTGGCCACGCCGCGGGTCACGCTGAGCCCCGACAAACGCTTCATGTACATCACGATCCACATCGAGGAGGGGCTCCAGTACCGCCTCGGCAAGCTCGACATCCGCGGCGACCTGCTCTGGCCGCGCAAGGAGCTGATGGCCGACCTGACCGTCCGGCGGGGGGAGATCTTCAACCGGACGAAGCTCGGCAAGGACGTCATGGCGCTGACCGACCGCTACAAGGATCGGGGCCACGCGTACGTGAACATCACGCCGCTCACCAGCATCGACGCCGACAAGCGCATCGTGGACCTCACCTTCGACGTGCAGAAGGGCCCGGTGGTGATCTTCGAGCGGATCAACATCCGGGGGAACAGCAAGACGCGGGACAAGGTCATTCGCCGCGAGCTGAAGGTGTCGGAGGGGGACCGCTACAGCCAGACCTTGCTCAACCGCAGCAAGGCGCGCGTCACGGCGCTCGGGTTCTTCGAATCGGTGAACGTGAGCACCAAGCGTGGCACGACCGACGACCGCATCGTGGTGACGATCGAGGTCAAGGAGCGGCCGACGGGCACGTTCCAGGTGGGGGCCGGCTTCTCGTCGGTGGAGAACTTCATCGCGCAGGCGCAGATCTCGCAGAACAACCTCTTCGGCCGGGGGCAGCGGCTGGCCCTGCAGGCCCAGATCTCGGGCCTGCGGCAGCTCTTCTCGGTGAGCTTCTGGGAGCCGTACTTCCTCGACACGCAGTGGACCTTCGGCTTCGACGTCTACAACTCGCTGCGCAACTTCGAGTCCTTCAACCGGAATGCGACGGGCGGAAACCTCACCTGGGGCTACCCGATCACCGACGACATTCGCGTGTACCTGACCTACACGGGCGAGTACGTCGCCGTTTCCACGGCGGGCCGAGGAAACATCTTCGGCGCCACGACCACCTCGCCCTTGCCGGCGGGGGTGCAGCTCGCGAACCTCTTCAACAGCGGGTTCACCTCCAGCGTGCGCTTCTCGGTGCAGTGGGACACGCGGAACAACCGGCTCTTTCCGACCAAGGGTTTCTTCCACACCATCTGGGCCGAGTTCTCGACGCCGGTGCTCGGATCGCAGAACGTCTTCAACCGCTACGGCGGCTTCACGCGCTGGTACTACCCCATCTGGGGGCCCTTCGTGTTCAAGTTCAACGGCCAGATCGGCGTCATCACGAGCTCGGACCCCAAGGGCGTGCCGATCTTCGAGCGCTACTTCGTGGGCGGGATCATGGACGTGCGCGGTTTCCGTCCGCGCTCGCTGGGGCCGCGCATTCCGGTGCTGAGCTCCGTCGACCCGAACGACAGCATCTTCTATTTCAACAAGGGCGGGAACAAGGAGATGATCTTCAACGCCGAGATCGAGTTCCCGATCTTCGAGAAGGTGGGGATCCGCGGGGTGATCTTCTCGGACGCCGGCATGGCCTTCGACGACAGCGAGCCCCTCTCGTTCACGGCGCTGCGACACAGCGCGGGCTTCGGCTTCCGGTGGTTCTCGCCCATCGGTCCCCTGCGCTTCGAGTGGGGGTTGCCGCTGCGCCCGCAGTCGGGCGAGGACCCCCTGGTCTTCGAGTTCACGATCGGGAACTTCTTCTAG
- a CDS encoding ABC transporter ATP-binding protein codes for MPDLDPSTHPHSGEPLIRVEGLTKTFDHGGRRLEVLRGINLTLATGEMVSVMGQSGAGKSTLLHILGTIDLPTGGALWFAGRDLRRMTSTQLAEFRNRSIGFVFQFHHLLPEFTALENVMMPALIQRLPREVAEHRASELLRTVGLTERVTHRPGELSGGEQQRVALARALVMQPRLLLADEPTGNLDSKTGAAIHDLFFSLNERYRTTIFVVTHNPELAARMPRQMQMVDGLIYEAADAPRPLDSPVAVGA; via the coding sequence GTGCCTGACCTCGACCCGTCAACCCACCCCCATAGCGGCGAGCCCCTCATTCGCGTGGAGGGCCTGACGAAGACCTTCGACCACGGCGGTCGCCGGCTCGAGGTGCTGCGCGGGATCAACCTCACCCTGGCCACCGGCGAGATGGTGTCCGTGATGGGGCAGTCGGGGGCCGGGAAGTCGACGCTGCTGCACATTCTCGGCACCATCGATCTCCCGACCGGCGGGGCGCTCTGGTTCGCGGGACGGGACCTGCGGCGCATGACCTCTACGCAGCTGGCCGAGTTTCGCAACCGCAGTATCGGCTTCGTCTTCCAGTTCCACCACCTGCTCCCCGAGTTCACGGCGCTCGAGAACGTCATGATGCCCGCCCTCATCCAGCGCCTTCCGCGCGAAGTCGCCGAGCACCGGGCTTCCGAGCTCCTGCGTACCGTGGGGCTCACGGAGCGCGTGACGCATCGTCCGGGCGAGCTCTCCGGAGGGGAACAGCAGCGCGTCGCGCTCGCGCGGGCCCTCGTGATGCAGCCCCGGCTGCTGCTCGCCGACGAGCCCACGGGCAACCTGGACAGCAAGACCGGCGCCGCGATTCACGACCTCTTCTTCTCGCTAAACGAGCGCTACCGCACGACCATCTTCGTGGTCACGCACAACCCCGAGCTGGCGGCGCGGATGCCGCGCCAGATGCAGATGGTGGACGGCCTGATCTACGAAGCCGCCGACGCGCCCAGACCGCTCGACAGCCCCGTGGCAGTCGGAGCCTAG
- a CDS encoding ABC transporter permease, whose translation MSDAARPSGGPLARFVPLVLLLLGAAVLLVRGLLAARSPHPFVSVALLLGGGALVAVGGIGLALVVATRRSFEWFLAWRYLRARGGRRWVTLAVGLGLLGVGVALLLAAKVAGRPPVGELVLGPTRLQRGLEGAAVAVFLVANWVVLFGLLLLAFSLFTSVAVFGVYLGTCALVVVLSVMGGFEQDLRRKILGTRAHVVVSRHGQPFVDYRPTLGRVGQLPGVTAAAPFVEAEVMLSSQNNISGVVLRGIDPQAVGRVSELPAYLRAEGGAGNLGNLVHPERLAKIPATPFRAGLPPLRDVDEDADRTGEGDKKKGDPLAQSPKAGPAGAKRAAPAGKTPRAAEEDDDADEADDGEPAPVKVPPRPVYPGIIVGAELAKNLRLYVGDDVNLVSPLGGMSPAGPIPKARPFRVAGIFYSGMYEYDTKLAYITIPAAQRFLGLEDEVTALELKVANVDSVALLADELRRRLGSGYEVKDWQQLNRNLFSALKLERVVMFAVLTFIVVVAAFAIIITLTMLVLEKRREIAVLKALGAGHRALLRVFVIAGVYIGLIGMAMGVLEGLTMCTYVAYVGLPLDPEVYYISRLPVRMNPWDIGAVAGAAVTLSLLGTLYPAFLASSLKPVEGLRYDD comes from the coding sequence TTGTCCGACGCGGCGCGACCGAGCGGAGGACCCCTCGCGCGCTTCGTTCCGCTCGTGCTCCTCCTGCTCGGCGCGGCGGTTCTGCTCGTCCGTGGCCTGCTTGCCGCACGGTCTCCGCATCCCTTCGTCAGCGTGGCCCTGCTGCTCGGCGGAGGTGCGCTCGTGGCGGTGGGCGGGATCGGCCTGGCCCTGGTGGTGGCGACGCGCCGCTCCTTCGAGTGGTTTCTCGCGTGGCGGTACCTCCGCGCGCGGGGCGGTCGACGGTGGGTGACGCTGGCGGTGGGTCTCGGCCTCCTCGGGGTGGGGGTGGCGCTGCTTCTCGCGGCGAAGGTGGCCGGGCGTCCCCCGGTGGGCGAGCTGGTGCTCGGGCCGACCCGGCTTCAGCGCGGCCTCGAGGGGGCGGCCGTGGCCGTCTTCCTGGTGGCGAACTGGGTCGTGCTCTTCGGTCTGCTGCTGCTCGCGTTCTCGCTCTTCACCTCGGTCGCGGTCTTCGGGGTCTACCTCGGCACCTGCGCTCTCGTGGTCGTCCTCTCCGTGATGGGGGGGTTCGAACAGGACCTGCGGCGGAAGATCCTCGGGACCCGCGCCCACGTGGTCGTCTCGCGGCATGGCCAGCCGTTCGTCGACTACCGTCCGACGCTCGGGCGGGTCGGCCAGCTCCCCGGCGTCACGGCCGCGGCCCCGTTCGTCGAGGCCGAGGTGATGCTCTCCAGCCAGAACAACATCTCGGGGGTCGTGCTGCGGGGCATCGATCCGCAGGCCGTGGGGCGCGTGAGCGAGCTGCCCGCGTACCTGCGGGCCGAAGGGGGGGCCGGCAATCTCGGCAACCTGGTGCACCCCGAGCGCCTGGCGAAGATCCCCGCGACCCCCTTTCGCGCCGGGCTTCCGCCGCTGCGCGACGTGGACGAGGACGCGGACCGTACGGGCGAGGGGGACAAGAAGAAGGGCGACCCGCTCGCGCAGTCGCCGAAGGCCGGGCCGGCAGGGGCGAAGCGCGCGGCTCCGGCGGGCAAGACCCCGCGCGCGGCCGAGGAGGACGACGACGCCGACGAGGCCGACGACGGCGAGCCGGCGCCGGTCAAGGTGCCACCCCGCCCGGTCTATCCGGGGATCATCGTGGGCGCGGAGCTGGCGAAGAACCTGAGGCTCTACGTGGGGGACGACGTGAACCTCGTCTCGCCCCTCGGCGGGATGAGCCCGGCGGGCCCGATCCCCAAGGCGCGTCCCTTCCGGGTGGCGGGGATCTTCTACTCCGGGATGTACGAGTACGATACCAAGCTGGCGTACATCACGATTCCGGCCGCGCAGCGCTTTCTGGGGCTGGAGGACGAGGTCACGGCGCTGGAGCTGAAGGTGGCCAACGTGGACTCCGTGGCCCTCCTGGCCGACGAGCTTCGCCGGCGCCTCGGCAGCGGTTACGAGGTCAAGGACTGGCAGCAGCTCAACCGCAACCTCTTCTCGGCCCTCAAGCTCGAGCGGGTGGTGATGTTCGCCGTGCTCACCTTCATCGTGGTGGTGGCGGCCTTCGCGATCATCATTACTTTGACCATGCTGGTCCTCGAGAAGCGGCGGGAGATTGCGGTCCTGAAGGCCCTCGGGGCGGGGCACCGCGCCCTGCTGCGGGTCTTCGTGATCGCCGGGGTCTACATCGGCCTCATCGGGATGGCCATGGGCGTGCTCGAAGGCCTCACGATGTGCACCTACGTGGCCTACGTCGGGCTGCCCCTCGACCCGGAGGTCTATTACATCTCGCGTCTCCCCGTGCGGATGAACCCCTGGGACATCGGAGCGGTGGCGGGGGCCGCCGTGACCTTGAGCCTGCTCGGGACCCTGTATCCGGCCTTTCTGGCCTCGAGCCTCAAGCCGGTCGAAGGGCTCCGGTACGACGATTGA
- the lysS gene encoding lysine--tRNA ligase: MTDQQQGAATADDVVESAAETNRLIQQRQQKVGELRAAGENPYRNDFSPSHTAGQVLARFAGVAPPAEQDGAPLSEERFAVAGRVVELRSFGKATFVKLADRSGRLQVYIRKDKVGDEAYQRFRKAEGWDFLGAKGYAFFTKTGELTLMAEEVVLLTKTVRPPPEKWSGLKDQETRYRQRYVDLVANPEVAQVFRKRSQIVRAIRRYFDERDFLEVETPLLHGTLGGAAARPFRTHHNALDMPLYLRIAPELFLKRLVVGGFDRVYEIGRNFRNEGLSRQHNPEFTMLEFYMAYATYETLMAMTEEVLSHVAREVVGTTELVYQGQAIDFSTPWRRVAVKDLVLEACQALPRPLSAAQLADPEALAAWCRESGLQARQDALGEALRFADTHGKRIGVLFEQLGEARLPQDRPVFVVDYPAAISPLSRRKDADPELVDRFELFIYGREIANGFSELNDPADQRERFQKQLDDRQRGDEEAMEYDEDYCRALEYGMPPTAGEGIGIDRLVMLLCDQPSIRDVLLFPHMRPEGR, from the coding sequence ATGACGGACCAGCAACAGGGGGCGGCGACCGCCGACGACGTCGTCGAGTCGGCGGCCGAGACGAACCGTCTGATTCAGCAGCGGCAGCAGAAGGTGGGAGAGCTGCGGGCGGCCGGGGAGAACCCCTATCGGAACGACTTCTCCCCGTCGCACACGGCGGGGCAGGTGCTCGCGCGGTTCGCGGGCGTCGCGCCTCCCGCGGAGCAGGACGGCGCCCCCCTCTCCGAGGAGCGCTTCGCGGTCGCGGGCCGCGTCGTGGAGCTGCGCAGCTTCGGCAAGGCCACCTTCGTCAAGCTGGCGGACCGTTCCGGGCGGCTGCAGGTCTACATCCGCAAGGACAAGGTGGGGGACGAGGCCTACCAGCGTTTCCGGAAGGCCGAGGGGTGGGACTTCCTCGGGGCGAAGGGCTACGCGTTCTTCACCAAGACGGGCGAGCTCACGCTCATGGCCGAGGAGGTCGTGCTGCTGACGAAGACGGTGCGCCCGCCGCCGGAGAAGTGGAGCGGTCTGAAGGACCAGGAGACCCGCTACCGGCAGCGGTACGTCGACCTCGTGGCGAACCCCGAGGTGGCGCAGGTCTTCCGCAAGCGCAGTCAGATCGTGCGGGCTATCCGGCGCTACTTCGACGAGCGGGACTTTCTCGAGGTGGAAACGCCGCTCCTGCACGGGACGCTGGGGGGGGCCGCGGCGCGGCCGTTCCGGACCCATCACAACGCCCTCGACATGCCGCTCTACCTGCGCATCGCCCCCGAGCTCTTCCTGAAGCGGCTCGTGGTGGGCGGGTTCGACCGGGTCTACGAGATCGGCCGGAACTTCCGCAACGAGGGGCTCTCGCGCCAGCACAACCCCGAGTTCACGATGCTCGAGTTCTACATGGCCTACGCGACCTACGAGACGCTCATGGCCATGACCGAAGAGGTGCTGAGCCACGTGGCGCGCGAGGTCGTGGGGACGACGGAGCTCGTTTACCAGGGACAGGCGATCGATTTCTCGACGCCGTGGCGGCGCGTGGCGGTGAAGGACCTCGTGCTCGAGGCGTGCCAGGCGCTGCCGCGACCGCTCTCCGCGGCGCAGCTCGCGGACCCGGAGGCTCTCGCCGCGTGGTGCCGCGAGAGTGGGCTTCAGGCCCGGCAGGACGCGCTCGGCGAGGCGCTCCGCTTCGCCGACACCCACGGCAAGCGCATCGGCGTGCTTTTCGAACAGCTCGGCGAGGCGCGGCTGCCGCAGGACCGGCCCGTCTTCGTGGTCGACTACCCGGCGGCGATCTCGCCGCTGTCGCGGCGCAAGGATGCCGACCCGGAGCTCGTGGACAGGTTCGAGCTCTTCATCTACGGGCGCGAGATCGCGAACGGCTTCTCCGAGCTGAACGACCCGGCCGACCAGCGCGAGCGGTTCCAGAAGCAGCTCGACGATCGACAGCGCGGGGACGAAGAGGCGATGGAGTACGACGAGGACTACTGCCGGGCCCTCGAGTACGGTATGCCCCCCACGGCGGGCGAGGGGATCGGCATCGACCGCTTGGTGATGCTGCTCTGCGACCAGCCGAGCATTCGCGACGTGCTGCTCTTCCCGCACATGCGCCCCGAGGGGCGATAG